GGACCAGGAACCAAGGCTCCTGGTCCCGCCTCCGTGACCGGCCCGCGGTGGGGCACGCATAGCAGTACCGGCGAATGGCCGATACTGGGTGGCGTTGTGACTCCGCTCCCCCACCGGAAGGAGGGGGGCTTCCAACCCGAGGGTTGCGGTCCAGCCCGAACCGATCCCTGACGGGACGAGCAGAAAGCACCAAAAGCCAGGGAAGCGATTCCCCCACCGGCTGAAGCCGTTGGCCCCCTCGCTAGGAGTCTGATGGAAATCGTCATCCTTGCTGTAGTCATCGCCGTCGTCGTGATCGGCGCGCTCGGCGGGCTCGTGATCGGCAGCCGCCGCAAGAAGCAGCTGCCGCCGCCCGAGGCGCCCACCACCACCCCCGACATCACCGCTCCTCCGGCTGAGCCGCACGTCGGCGACGAGGCCGGGGCACCGAGCGACGAATCCCGCCGAACCGTCGAAGAGGTCGGCCTGCCCGAGGGCGCGGAGCCCTCGCCGGTCCTGGTCGAGCCCGAGGCGCCCACCCCGATCGAGGTGCCCGAGCCGAGCGCCGGGCGGCTGATCCGGCTGCGGGCCCGGCTCTCCCGCTCGCAGAACGCCCTCGGCAAGGGCCTGCTGTCCCTGCTGTCCCGGGAGCACCTCGACGAGGACACCTGGGAGGAGATCGAGGACACCCTGCTCACCGCCGACGTCGGGGTCGCCGCGACCACCGAGCTCGTCGACCGGCTGCGCGCCCGCGTGAAGGTCCTGGGCACCCGCACCCCGCAGGAGCTGCGGACCCTGCTCCGCGAGGAACTGCTCGCCCTGGTCGGCACCGACATGGACCGCACGGTGCACACCGAGTCCCCGCTGGACACCCCGGGCATCGTGATGGTCGTCGGTGTCAACGGCACCGGCAAGACCACCACCACCGGCAAGCTGGCCCGGGTCCTGGTCGCCGACGGCAAGATCGTCCTGCTCGGCGCCGCGGACACCTTCCGCGCTGCCGCCGCCGACCAGTTGCAGACCTGGGGCGAGCGGGTCGGCGCGCTGACCGTGCGCGGCCCGGAGGCCGGTGACCCCGCCTCGGTTGCCTTCGACGCGGTCAAGGAGGGTGCCGAGACCGGCGCCGACGTCGTCCTGATCGACACCGCGGGCCGCCTGCACACCAAGGCCGGCCTGATGGACGAGCTCGGCAAGGTCAAGCGCGTCGTCGAGAAGCACGCCCCGCTGGACGAGGTACTCCTCGTCCTCGACGCCACCACCGGTCAGAACGGTCTTGTCCAGGCACGGGTGTTCGCGGAGGTCGTCGACATCACCGGCATCGTCCTGACCAAGCTCGACGGCACGGCCAAGGGCGGCATCGTGGTCGCCGTCCAGCGTGAACTCGGCGTCCCGGTCAAGCTCGTCGGCCTCGGCGAGGGCCCGGACGACCTCGCGCCCTTCGAGCCGGAGGCGTTCGTCGACGCCCTCATCGGCGACTGATTCCCGCCATCCGCGCGGCCGGTGCGACACCGGCACGGAACACGGGAAGCCCCGGCCCGCGAATTTCGCGAGCCGGGGTTTTTCGCTGTACGGGTCCTGGGTTCGTCCTGCGGGTCCTGGGTTTGTACGAGGTCGTCGGGCCCCGGCTGTCCCCGCGGTGCCCCCACCGCACCGGCAGCCCGGGGTGCCGCTATCCGGCAGTGCCGCGTACCGCGTACCGATGGGCGGCGTGGGCGAGGGTGCCGAGCAGGAGCCGCGCCTGTGGCGGGCGGCGGGTGGCTTCGGCGAGGGCGGGGGAGCGCAGCCACTGGACCGGGCCGAGGCCGCCGCGGTCCGAGGGCGGGGCGGTGATGTGGCTGCCGGGGCCCAGGCAGCGCAGGTCGAGGCGGGCGTCGTCCCAGCCCATCCGGTAGAGCAGCGCGGGCAGTTCGGCGGCCGCGCCGGGGGCGACGAAGAACTGCGCCCGCCCCTCGGGGGTGAGGGCGACCGGGCCGGTCGGCAGGCCCATGCGTTCCAGGCGGACCAGGCCGCGCCGTCCCGCGGCCTCGTCGACCTCGATGATCTCGAAGGCGCGGCCGACCGGCAGCATCACCGCCGCTCCGGGGAAGGATCCCCAGGTCTGAGCGACCTCGTCGAGTGCGGCCCCGGCGGGCACCACCGGGGCGAAGTCCAGTGGATGGGCGCCGGGGGAGGGGCAGGCGGCCAGGCCGCAGGAGCATCTGCCGCCCGCCGCGCGGGCGCCGGGCACCGCCTCCCAGCCCCACAGTCCGGTCAGTTCGGCAACGGTGGTGCAGTCCGCGCCGCGGCCGCGGCGCCGGGAACTCGTGCGGCGTTCCCGGATGCCGCCGATCGTGAAGCCCATGCCTCCTCCAACGGGCCCGCCGTGCAGGGGGTTACGCGACGGACCGGCTCGTGACCGACAGTTCCTGACTTCCCCGCGGTGCCGCCCGGCGACGGCGCGTTGACGCGCGCCGGGTGGTGAACGAAGCGGTGCACGCCGGGGCGTACCCCGCATCGGCGCCTTTCGTCTGTCCTATGTCAAGTGAATCGTGCGGCGGGCCAAGGGAGTTCGTGGGAAGGGGTGGCGAATGGTGGCGTTTCAGGGATCGACCTCGCGAGAGGGGTGATCGTAGGATTACTTTCGGTACACGACCCCGGTGGTTGCGCGTAGTTGTGGGTATGCCAACGGCAAGTCGGTTCCCTGTTCGACGGGTGGTGTCCCGCCGATATGAGGACCAGGGCCTTCCGCATTCTGGTAGGGGTTGGGCACGAAGGAATGGGCACGAGTGACCAACGGCCTTGAGAATCCCGAGGGATGGGGGCATCGCAGTGGGCGGCAACGGCGCGAGCGGTACGGCTGCGGACAAGCGTCCCAATGAGCTGCTCGGCTCGTGGTTCGTGCGAAGTGGCTGGTCGAAGGGCGAGCTGGCGCGTCAAGTGAACCGCCGGGCACGGCAGTTGGGTGCCAGTCACATCTCCACCGACACCTCGCGGGTGCGCCGGTGGCTGGACGGCGAGAACCCGCGTGAACCGATTCCGCGGATCCTGTCCGAACTGTTCTCCGAACGCTTCGGCTGCGTGGTCGCGGTGGAGGACCTCGGCCTGCGCGCCGCCCACCAGTCGCCCTCCGTGTCCGGGGTCGACCTGCCGTGGACCGGACCGCAGACCGTGGCGCTGCTCGGGGAGTTCTCCCGCAGCGACCTGATGCTCGCCCGGCGCGGCTTCCTCGGCAGCTCGCTCGCTCTCGCGGCCGGGCCGTCCCTGGTCGAACCGATGCAGCGCTGGCTGGTGCCCACGCCCGGTGGCGGCGGCGCCCAGGCGGCCGATTCCGCCGGTGCCCGCCGCGGCGGCAAGCTCTCCCCGCCCGAGCTCGAACTCCTGGAATCCACCGCCGTGATGTTCCGCCAGTGGGACGCCCAGTGCGGCGGCGGCCTGCGCCGCAAGGCGGTCGTCGGCCAGCTGCACGAGGTCACCGACCTGCTCCAGGAGTCCCAGCCCGAGCCCACCGCGCGGCGCCTGTTCAAGGTCGCGGCCGAACTCGCCGAACTGGCCGGGTGGATGAGCTACGACGTGGGCCTCCAGCCCACCGCCCAGAAGTACTTCGTGCTCGCCCTGCACGCCGCGAAGGAGGCGGGCGACAAGCCGCTCGGCTCGTACATCCTGTCCAGCATGAGCCGCCAGATGATCCACCTCGGCCGTCCCGAGGACGCCCTGGAGCTGGTGCACCTGGCGCAGTACGGCAGCCGCGACTGCGCGGGCCCGCGCACCCAGGCCATGCTGCACGCGATGGAGGCGCGGGCATACGCCAACATGGGCCAGCCCGGCAAGTGCAAGCGTGCGGTGCGGATGGCCGAGGACACCTTCGAGGACGCCGAGGAGTTCACCGAACCCGAGCCGGACTGGATCCGCTTCTTCTCCCGCGCCGAACTGCACGGCGAGAACGCCCACTCCTACCGCGACCTCGCCTATGTCGCGGGCCGCAGCCCCACCTACGCCAGCCTCGCCGAGCCGGTGATGGCGAGGGCGGTGGAACTGTTCGGCAAGGACGAGGAGCACCAGCGTTCGTACGCGCTGAACCTCATCGGCATGGCCACCGTGCATCTGCTGCGGCGCGAGCCCGAGCAGAGCGCGGACCTGGCGGCGCAGGCCATGACCGTCGCCCGCAAGGTCCGCTCGGAACGCGTCAACACCCGGATCCGCAAGACCGTCGACACCGCGGTGCGCGAGTTCGGCGACGTCACCGAGGTCGTCCAGCTCACCGAACACCTCGCGCTTCATCTGCCCGAGACGGCCATGGCCGTCTGACCCGAGCACCACCCCCACGGCGCGCGGCCCGGCCCGCGCGCCACCCCCCGGCCCCGGCCGCGGCGGCCTCACCTACGGACCGACTCGGCTCCCCCGCCAGTCACCCGAGGCCCGCCGCGGCCGGTCGGCGTTCACGTACGGCCGCCTTCGTAAACACCCTCGGCCCCGTTCGTATGCGGTCGGCCCGCTGCCGCATCCCGGGCCCACGCCCGGCGAGCCGCTCCGATCCGCGCACTCAAGGTTGCGCCACGATAACGATCGGCGGTCGTACCCTCCGGCGGTTCATCCACGCGTAACACCGCCGCTCCCTTCGTCACCGCGGCGAAACATCGAGCGGCATCGTCCGAAACGGCGCTGCGCGAATCTCGACCGTCATAACCGGCCCGCCCCATCCGCTCAGGCATCCCCGCACGGGCCGTACGACAACGAGGAGACGCCGATGCCCCCAGGCATCACGCTTGCCGCAGACACGCCGCAGCTGTCTGCCGCCAACACCGGGTTCATGCTGATCTGTTCCGCCCTGGTGATGCTCATGACCCCGGCCCTGGCCTTCTTCTACGGAGGCATGGTCCGCGTCAAGAGCACCCTGAACATGCTGATGATGAGCTTCATCAGCCTGGGCATCGTCACCCTCCTGTGGGTGCTCTACGGGTTCTCGATGGCCTTCGGCACCGACAAGGGCAGCCTCATCGGCTGGGAGTCCGACTACGTCGGTCTCAGCGGCATCGGCCTGAACCAGCTGTGGGACGGCTACACGATTCCGGTCTATGTCTTCGCGGTCTTCCAGCTGATGTTCGCGATCATCACGCCCGCCCTGATCAGCGGTGCGCTCGCGGACCGGGTGAAGTTCACCGCCTGGGCGCTGTTCGTCGCGCTGTGGGCCACGATCGTCTACTTCCCCGTCGCGCACTGGGTCTGGGGCACCGGCGGCTGGGCCTTCGAGCTCGGCGTCATCGACTTCGCCGGCGGTACCGCCGTGCACATCAACGCCGGTGCGGCCGCCTTCGGCGTGATCCTGGTGATCGGCAAGCGGGTCGGCTTCAAGAAGGACCCGATGCGCCCGCACAGCCTGCCGCTGGTCATGCTCGGCGCCGGTCTGCTGTGGTTCGGCTGGTTCGGCTTCAACGCCGGATCCTGGCTCGGCAACGACGACGGCGTCGGCGCGCTGATGTTCCTCAACACCCAGGTCGCCACCGCCGCCGCCATGCTGGCCTGGCTCGCCTACGAGAAGATCCGCCACGGCGCGTTCACCACACTCGGCGCCGCCTCCGGCGCGGTCGCCGGTCTCGTCGCGATCACCCCGTCCGGCGGCTCCTGCTCCCCGCTCGGCGCGATCGCCATCGGCGCCATCGCCGGTCTGCTGTGCGCCATGGCCGTCGGCCTGAAGTACAAGTTCGGCTACGACGACTCCCTCGACGTCGTCGGCGTCCACCTGGTCGGCGGCGTGGTCGGCTCCGTACTCGTCGGCTTCTTCGCCACCGGCGGCGGCCAGTCCGACGTGGCCGGCGTGTTCTACGGCGACCACGAGTTCGACCAGCTGTGGAAGCAGCTCGCCGGAGTCGGCGGCGTCCTGGCCTACTCCTTCGTGGCCTCCGCGATCCTCGCCTTCCTCGTCGACAAGGCGATCGGTATGCGCGTCAGCGAGGACGACGAGGTACTCGGCATCGACCAGGTTGAGCACGCCGAGACCGCATACGACTTCAGCGGTGCGGGCGGCGGCGCCTCCCGCGGCGTGGCCCCCGCCCAGGCGGCAGACTCCAGGAAGGTGGACGCATGAAGCTCATCACCGCGGTCGTCAAGCCGCACCGGCTCGACGAGATCAAGGAGGCCCTGCAGGCCTTCGGGGTGCACGGGCTGACCGTCACCGAGGCCAGCGGATACGGCCGCCAGCGCGGTCACACCGAGGTCTACCGGGGCGCGGAGTACACCGTCGACCTGGTGCCCAAGATCCGTATCGAGGTCCTCGCCGAGGACGGCGACGCCGAACAGCTCATCGACGTCGTCGTGAAGGCCGCCCGTACCGGCAAGATCGGAGACGGAAAGGTCTGGTCCGTCCCCGTCGAGGAGGCGGTACGGGTGCGCACCGGCGAACGCGGACCGGACGCCCTGTAGGCCCTGCCGTCAAATTCCCGCCTGCC
This is a stretch of genomic DNA from Streptomyces sp. NA04227. It encodes these proteins:
- the ftsY gene encoding signal recognition particle-docking protein FtsY — protein: MEIVILAVVIAVVVIGALGGLVIGSRRKKQLPPPEAPTTTPDITAPPAEPHVGDEAGAPSDESRRTVEEVGLPEGAEPSPVLVEPEAPTPIEVPEPSAGRLIRLRARLSRSQNALGKGLLSLLSREHLDEDTWEEIEDTLLTADVGVAATTELVDRLRARVKVLGTRTPQELRTLLREELLALVGTDMDRTVHTESPLDTPGIVMVVGVNGTGKTTTTGKLARVLVADGKIVLLGAADTFRAAAADQLQTWGERVGALTVRGPEAGDPASVAFDAVKEGAETGADVVLIDTAGRLHTKAGLMDELGKVKRVVEKHAPLDEVLLVLDATTGQNGLVQARVFAEVVDITGIVLTKLDGTAKGGIVVAVQRELGVPVKLVGLGEGPDDLAPFEPEAFVDALIGD
- a CDS encoding bifunctional DNA primase/polymerase translates to MGFTIGGIRERRTSSRRRGRGADCTTVAELTGLWGWEAVPGARAAGGRCSCGLAACPSPGAHPLDFAPVVPAGAALDEVAQTWGSFPGAAVMLPVGRAFEIIEVDEAAGRRGLVRLERMGLPTGPVALTPEGRAQFFVAPGAAAELPALLYRMGWDDARLDLRCLGPGSHITAPPSDRGGLGPVQWLRSPALAEATRRPPQARLLLGTLAHAAHRYAVRGTAG
- a CDS encoding ammonium transporter, with the protein product MPPGITLAADTPQLSAANTGFMLICSALVMLMTPALAFFYGGMVRVKSTLNMLMMSFISLGIVTLLWVLYGFSMAFGTDKGSLIGWESDYVGLSGIGLNQLWDGYTIPVYVFAVFQLMFAIITPALISGALADRVKFTAWALFVALWATIVYFPVAHWVWGTGGWAFELGVIDFAGGTAVHINAGAAAFGVILVIGKRVGFKKDPMRPHSLPLVMLGAGLLWFGWFGFNAGSWLGNDDGVGALMFLNTQVATAAAMLAWLAYEKIRHGAFTTLGAASGAVAGLVAITPSGGSCSPLGAIAIGAIAGLLCAMAVGLKYKFGYDDSLDVVGVHLVGGVVGSVLVGFFATGGGQSDVAGVFYGDHEFDQLWKQLAGVGGVLAYSFVASAILAFLVDKAIGMRVSEDDEVLGIDQVEHAETAYDFSGAGGGASRGVAPAQAADSRKVDA
- a CDS encoding P-II family nitrogen regulator; the encoded protein is MKLITAVVKPHRLDEIKEALQAFGVHGLTVTEASGYGRQRGHTEVYRGAEYTVDLVPKIRIEVLAEDGDAEQLIDVVVKAARTGKIGDGKVWSVPVEEAVRVRTGERGPDAL